GAAAGCTGCGCAGTCCCCTGGGGGCAAAGGCGTGATAGGTCTCCAGCAGCCGCTCGAACTTCAGGTAGGGCTTATCGTAAAAGGCAATGGCCTCCAGGTCGCCAAGGGACAGCCCTGCCTCGTTGAGCACAAAACGGACCGCCTGGATGGGAAAGGAAGGATCATGCTTGATGCGGCTGAAGCGTTCCTCCTGGGCCGCGGCAACGATCTCGCCATCCACCAGCAATGCGGCGGCGCTGTCGTGATAAAAGGCGGAAACGCCCAGAATATTGGCCATGCCCCTTGCCTAGAAAATCGTGTAGATAAAGGGGGCGATGGCCGTGCCGCTGGTCAGGACGATCAGGGCGCCGAAGAGCAGCAGGGTGATAATGATCGGCGCCAGCCAGAATTTTTTCCGCTCCCGCAGAAACCCCCAGAGATCTTTGAGAAAGTCCATTTTTACTCCAAATTATTTTATCAGGCCAATTTGTTGTAAGTAAAATGTGAAGTGTGAAAGGTGAAAGGATAGTTTTGAATGTTTAATTTTGTCGGTCTCGCAACAACCTGCTCGACGGACGTGATTCGTCTTGTAACTTGTTGATTTTATTGGGTGGCATTTGAAGCATTTTGGATTGTTACGCGTCCATCAATTTTGAATTCAGCACTCATTGCTCGTTGCTCATTGCCCTGCACTCCCTTCTTACTTTTCACTTTTTACTATTTACTGTTCACACCACCATCAATAAGGTTTTTCCAAGTCCTTTGCCTCAAAACGATGCGCCTTTTCGACAAACACCGATTGATCACCATCACGCCACTGCTGTACCCGCATCGGGTCAGCCCCGGTCAGCCGCCGCAACAGACCGATGGGGGTTGCCACCCCGTAGAAAACCAGGGTCAGCAATATCTTGGAGACCACGGTCCCCATAACATGGGAGAGCCCGAACCAGACCC
This DNA window, taken from Desulfobacterales bacterium, encodes the following:
- a CDS encoding DUF5989 family protein — protein: MDFLKDLWGFLRERKKFWLAPIIITLLLFGALIVLTSGTAIAPFIYTIF
- a CDS encoding SxtJ family membrane protein — its product is MTSDQTKDTGLAMVLILLLCRLYWEERIFLLLAIACLVITMTWPGFFKPLARVWFGLSHVMGTVVSKILLTLVFYGVATPIGLLRRLTGADPMRVQQWRDGDQSVFVEKAHRFEAKDLEKPY